The Candidatus Binatota bacterium genome has a window encoding:
- a CDS encoding nuclear transport factor 2 family protein: MPSYPREELEEMVERWLEANRRAEKAGDWQPMAEMYTDDAEYSWNTGPNERFMARGREQIREWALGTEMQGLDGWNYPYMKVLIDEKQGEVVGFWKQVADASRPDGTPYTVEGIGGSWFRYAGDFKWEWQADFFDLGNVTALFFEMIEAGVLGEGMSKRLEAAVAGEVAPGHEKIRPE; the protein is encoded by the coding sequence ATGCCGTCGTACCCGCGAGAAGAACTCGAAGAAATGGTAGAGCGCTGGCTCGAAGCCAACCGCCGTGCCGAGAAGGCCGGCGACTGGCAGCCCATGGCCGAGATGTATACCGACGACGCCGAGTACAGCTGGAACACCGGGCCCAACGAGCGCTTCATGGCTCGCGGCCGCGAGCAGATCCGCGAGTGGGCGCTGGGCACCGAGATGCAGGGACTGGACGGCTGGAACTACCCCTACATGAAGGTGCTCATCGACGAGAAGCAGGGCGAGGTCGTCGGCTTCTGGAAACAGGTGGCCGACGCCAGCAGGCCCGACGGCACGCCTTACACGGTGGAAGGCATCGGAGGATCCTGGTTTCGCTACGCGGGTGACTTCAAGTGGGAGTGGCAGGCCGATTTCTTTGACCTCGGCAACGTCACCGCCTTGTTCTTCGAGATGATAGAGGCCGGCGTACTGGGAGAGGGAATGTCAAAGCGGCTCGAGGCAGCCGTGGCCGGTGAGGTAGCGCCGGGCCACGAGAAAATACGCCCCGAGTGA
- a CDS encoding LLM class flavin-dependent oxidoreductase: protein MKFGLFYELQLPRPWDEGDEQRLYLEALEQIEIADRVGIDHAWAVEHHFLEEYSHCSAPEVFLANAAARTSRIRLGHGIRQVIGNYNHPARTAEVISTLDLVSGGRVDFGIGEGATRMELAGFGVPARTKRDMSLEAAEQIANMMAMTPYPGYSSPSFELPCRNVIPKPVQKPHPPMWMACTNRDTIRVAASHGLGVLAFSFVDPRDARSWCDAYYDTITGDHCVPLGHSVNPNLAMVTGFSVHPDRATAVERGKEHFEFFGFALNSLVASDTVPGRTRLWERYQEHRASQIRTGIEAGPGIGTPDDIRQQLRDFEQAGVDQVIFMQQCGRARHEHICESIERFATEVLPEFAEREQQGAAARAERLAPAVEAALARKQKMPEPADDEIPVVRASVKRAQVNN, encoded by the coding sequence ATGAAATTTGGACTGTTCTACGAACTGCAACTACCCCGGCCCTGGGACGAGGGCGACGAGCAACGGCTCTACCTCGAGGCACTCGAGCAGATAGAGATCGCCGATCGCGTGGGCATAGACCACGCCTGGGCCGTGGAGCATCACTTTCTCGAGGAGTACTCGCACTGCTCGGCACCCGAGGTTTTCCTGGCCAACGCCGCCGCGCGCACCAGCCGCATAAGGCTCGGCCACGGCATCCGCCAGGTCATAGGCAACTATAATCACCCCGCGCGCACGGCCGAGGTGATTTCCACTCTCGACCTCGTGTCGGGTGGCCGGGTGGACTTCGGCATAGGCGAAGGCGCCACGCGCATGGAGCTGGCCGGCTTCGGTGTGCCCGCCCGCACGAAGCGCGACATGTCGCTCGAAGCGGCCGAACAGATTGCCAACATGATGGCCATGACCCCCTACCCCGGTTACAGCAGCCCGTCGTTCGAGCTGCCCTGCCGCAACGTCATCCCCAAGCCCGTGCAGAAACCGCACCCGCCCATGTGGATGGCCTGCACCAACCGCGACACCATACGCGTTGCCGCATCACACGGACTCGGCGTACTGGCGTTTTCGTTCGTCGACCCGCGCGACGCGCGCTCCTGGTGCGACGCGTACTACGACACCATCACCGGCGACCACTGCGTGCCGCTGGGCCACTCGGTCAACCCCAACCTCGCCATGGTCACCGGCTTCTCAGTGCACCCCGATCGTGCCACCGCCGTGGAACGCGGCAAGGAACACTTCGAGTTCTTCGGCTTCGCGCTCAACTCGCTCGTGGCCAGCGACACGGTGCCCGGCCGTACCCGCTTGTGGGAACGTTACCAGGAACACCGAGCCTCGCAGATACGAACCGGTATCGAGGCGGGCCCGGGCATCGGTACCCCGGACGACATCAGGCAACAGCTCCGTGACTTCGAACAAGCAGGCGTAGACCAGGTCATCTTCATGCAGCAGTGCGGTCGCGCGCGCCACGAACATATCTGCGAGTCGATTGAGCGCTTCGCCACCGAGGTGTTGCCCGAGTTTGCCGAACGCGAGCAGCAGGGCGCGGCCGCGCGGGCCGAGCGCCTCGCCCCCGCCGTGGAGGCAGCGCTGGCCCGCAAGCAGAAAATGCCCGAGCCCGCCGACGACGAAATCCCCGTGGTCCGGGCGTCGGTCAAGCGGGCCCAGGTAAACAACTAG
- a CDS encoding aldehyde dehydrogenase family protein gives MKEYLQFYIDGAWVDPAGSNTLEVINPATEQAVGRIAMGGAEDVDRAVKAARQAFETFSLTSVDERIALLEKIVAGFQARYEEFAQTISSEMGAPITLCQLAQAGAGLAHFAGMVEIAKGYAFEQQRGTTMLRKEPVGVCGLITPWNWPINQIACKVAPAIAAGCTMVLKPSELAPLNACLLAEVIHDAGVPAGVFNLVNGDGPSVGAALSAHPGIDMMSFTGSTRAGTAVAEAAAPGVKRVAQELGGKSANIVLDDADLEAAVSGGVQNCFGNSGQSCNAPTRMLVPADRHDEAMAIARKAAEAAAEGVGDPTKEETVFGPLAHAGQYEKVQGLINKGLEEGATLVAGGPGRPEGLDKGYFVRPTVFANVSNDMTIAREEVFGPVLCILPYRDEEQAIAIANDTEYGLSGYVQSGDIEHARRVASRLRTGNVHINGAGPDFAAPFGGYGKSGNGREWGEFGLEEFLEVKAVLGWEPA, from the coding sequence GAGCCGAGGACGTGGACCGCGCGGTCAAGGCCGCGCGCCAGGCCTTCGAGACCTTCAGCCTCACTAGCGTGGACGAGCGCATCGCGTTGCTCGAAAAAATAGTAGCCGGCTTCCAGGCTCGCTACGAGGAGTTTGCGCAGACGATTTCCTCGGAGATGGGCGCGCCGATCACGCTCTGCCAGCTGGCCCAGGCCGGCGCAGGGCTCGCGCACTTTGCTGGCATGGTCGAGATAGCCAAGGGCTACGCCTTTGAGCAACAGCGTGGCACCACCATGCTGCGCAAGGAGCCTGTTGGCGTGTGCGGACTCATCACGCCGTGGAACTGGCCCATCAACCAGATCGCCTGCAAGGTTGCACCGGCCATTGCCGCTGGTTGCACGATGGTGCTCAAGCCGAGCGAGCTCGCGCCCTTGAACGCCTGCCTGCTGGCCGAGGTTATCCACGACGCGGGCGTACCGGCGGGTGTGTTCAACCTCGTTAACGGCGACGGTCCCTCGGTGGGCGCGGCCCTGTCGGCCCACCCGGGCATAGACATGATGTCGTTCACCGGCTCAACGCGTGCCGGCACGGCAGTGGCCGAAGCGGCAGCGCCCGGCGTCAAGCGGGTGGCCCAGGAGCTGGGCGGTAAGTCGGCCAACATTGTCCTCGACGACGCCGATCTAGAGGCGGCGGTGTCGGGTGGCGTGCAGAATTGTTTTGGCAACAGCGGGCAGTCGTGCAACGCGCCCACGCGCATGCTGGTGCCTGCCGATCGCCATGACGAGGCCATGGCAATCGCGCGCAAGGCAGCCGAGGCGGCTGCCGAGGGCGTGGGCGATCCCACCAAGGAAGAAACCGTGTTCGGCCCGCTGGCGCACGCCGGGCAGTACGAAAAGGTGCAGGGGCTCATCAACAAGGGCTTAGAAGAGGGAGCCACCCTGGTGGCCGGCGGCCCGGGGCGACCCGAGGGACTCGACAAGGGGTACTTCGTGCGGCCCACGGTATTTGCCAACGTGTCCAACGACATGACCATTGCGCGCGAGGAAGTCTTTGGCCCGGTGCTTTGCATACTGCCTTACCGCGACGAGGAGCAGGCCATCGCCATTGCCAACGACACCGAGTACGGGCTGTCGGGCTACGTTCAGTCGGGCGACATTGAGCACGCCCGCCGCGTGGCGTCGCGCTTGCGCACGGGCAACGTGCACATCAACGGTGCAGGCCCCGACTTCGCAGCGCCCTTTGGTGGCTACGGCAAGTCGGGCAACGGCCGCGAGTGGGGCGAGTTCGGGCTCGAGGAGTTTCTCGAGGTCAAGGCCGTGCTCGGCTGGGAACCGGCCTGA
- a CDS encoding PaaI family thioesterase: protein MMPRYALEQFFGGDHQPMVTHVPHCKHLDMRLVEAAPCAGTVSLPWQERLVGNPATGVVFGGVITTLLDHACGLAVTCSLEKLIAIATLDLRIDYLRAAVPGCELFARAECYKSTRNVAFVRGTAWDEDADDPFATCLATFMLGAHSAGHGADRMKNEAEQSS from the coding sequence ATGATGCCCCGCTACGCGCTCGAGCAGTTCTTCGGCGGCGACCACCAGCCCATGGTGACGCACGTGCCGCACTGCAAGCACCTGGACATGAGGCTGGTCGAGGCGGCACCCTGCGCGGGAACGGTGAGCCTGCCCTGGCAGGAGCGCCTGGTGGGTAACCCGGCTACGGGCGTCGTGTTCGGGGGGGTGATAACCACCCTGCTCGACCACGCATGCGGGTTGGCTGTGACCTGCTCGCTGGAGAAGCTGATCGCTATAGCCACCCTTGACCTGCGCATCGACTACCTGCGCGCGGCCGTGCCCGGCTGCGAACTCTTTGCACGGGCCGAGTGCTACAAGAGCACCCGCAACGTCGCGTTCGTGCGCGGCACGGCCTGGGACGAGGACGCCGATGATCCGTTTGCTACCTGTCTTGCTACCTTCATGCTGGGGGCGCACTCAGCCGGCCACGGTGCTGACCGGATGAAAAACGAGGCGGAGCAATCGTCGTGA
- a CDS encoding nitroreductase family protein produces the protein MEETGVYEAMSTLRAVRRLRSDPLPDEVLERVLEAATWAPTGGNLQPWRAIVLRDPELKAATGRLYADCWQRYVGGHRAAIEGLGAELKASQERMLAAGDYLAEHWADSPAIVVFCFNPEAMAITDRALDRVSVVGGASVYPAVENLLLACRAEGLGCVLTTLLCEVEEELRGLLGFPGPWGVAAAVPLGYPLLGGHGSISRRPVSKMFFADSWGKAW, from the coding sequence ATGGAAGAGACTGGCGTTTACGAAGCGATGAGCACGCTGCGGGCCGTGAGGCGACTGCGCAGCGACCCCTTGCCCGACGAGGTACTCGAGCGCGTGCTGGAGGCCGCCACCTGGGCGCCGACCGGCGGCAACCTGCAACCCTGGCGTGCGATAGTGCTTCGCGACCCCGAGCTCAAGGCCGCCACCGGTCGCCTCTACGCCGACTGCTGGCAGCGCTACGTTGGCGGGCACCGAGCGGCCATCGAGGGGCTGGGCGCGGAGTTAAAAGCCAGCCAGGAGCGCATGCTCGCTGCCGGGGATTACCTGGCCGAGCACTGGGCCGACTCGCCGGCGATAGTCGTGTTCTGCTTCAACCCCGAGGCCATGGCGATCACCGACCGGGCGCTCGACCGCGTGTCGGTAGTTGGCGGCGCGTCGGTGTACCCGGCGGTCGAAAACCTGTTGCTAGCCTGCCGCGCCGAGGGGCTGGGCTGCGTGCTTACGACGCTGCTGTGCGAGGTCGAAGAAGAACTGCGCGGGCTGCTGGGTTTTCCCGGGCCCTGGGGTGTGGCCGCGGCCGTGCCGCTTGGATATCCGCTGCTGGGTGGGCACGGCAGTATCAGTCGGCGCCCGGTGAGCAAGATGTTTTTCGCCGACAGTTGGGGAAAGGCGTGGTAG
- a CDS encoding NAD(P)-dependent oxidoreductase, translating to MKLRVGFVGLGNIGRPMAARLVAAGMHTTVYDVDASAVAALVDLGAHAAIAARELAAAADVTGVCVRDDEQLRAVVTGDDGLLAGASEGDMIAVHSTVLPDTVRELAVLAEQQGVSLIDACITGGASGAEQGTLTSMVAGDQPALDRARPYLDAFSASVLATGPVGSAAATKLCNNLVTYLEFLAAFESRLLAAGSGLDPDTLERVLISNGNLTEQMQSFLALHKLPAAAREDAGLQTMLAGFAGLAEKDLALTLEYAAQNGVELPGTERCQQLMRRVYGVIDPA from the coding sequence ATGAAGTTGCGAGTGGGTTTCGTTGGACTGGGTAATATAGGCCGGCCCATGGCGGCGCGCTTGGTGGCTGCAGGCATGCACACGACGGTGTACGATGTCGACGCTTCGGCGGTGGCGGCGCTCGTCGATCTGGGCGCCCACGCTGCTATTGCCGCCCGAGAGTTGGCCGCGGCTGCCGATGTTACCGGCGTCTGCGTGCGCGACGACGAGCAGTTGCGTGCCGTGGTGACCGGCGATGACGGCCTGCTGGCGGGCGCCTCGGAGGGCGACATGATAGCCGTGCACAGCACGGTACTGCCCGACACCGTGCGCGAGCTTGCCGTCCTGGCCGAGCAGCAGGGGGTGTCGCTCATAGACGCCTGCATAACCGGCGGCGCATCGGGCGCCGAGCAGGGTACGCTCACCAGCATGGTTGCGGGCGACCAGCCAGCGCTCGATCGGGCGCGCCCCTACCTCGACGCGTTCAGCGCCAGTGTTCTCGCCACCGGCCCGGTCGGCTCGGCCGCCGCGACCAAGTTGTGCAACAACCTGGTCACCTATCTTGAGTTCCTGGCGGCCTTCGAGTCGCGGTTGCTGGCCGCGGGTTCCGGGCTCGACCCTGACACGCTCGAGCGTGTGCTTATAAGCAACGGCAACCTGACCGAGCAGATGCAGTCATTTCTCGCCCTGCACAAGTTGCCCGCCGCCGCCCGCGAGGATGCAGGCCTGCAGACGATGCTGGCGGGCTTTGCCGGGCTGGCCGAGAAAGACCTCGCCCTCACCCTGGAATACGCCGCGCAGAATGGCGTGGAGTTGCCCGGTACCGAGCGCTGCCAACAGCTCATGCGCCGGGTCTACGGGGTCATCGACCCCGCCTGA
- a CDS encoding cytochrome P450, whose amino-acid sequence MGSASTKGPPRLPTQAEGAVVYNPYAYEVHEDPYPVYERLREEAPLYHNEELGFWALSRHADVFAGFRNTEDLSNRRGVSLDATMTENAENTMSFLAMDPPRHTRMRALVSRVFTPRRVAALEPGIRELARHYIERFDGPRCEFISDFAGRLPMDVVSQMLGVPEADRETLRKWADLVVHREEGSRDIPTAGLEAALEIVGYFEHSLADRRDKSGEDLTDALLAAEIDGDSLSEREIIGFLFLMIIAGNETTTKLLANALYWAWRNPDQFELVRNDPSLVPAWVEETLRYDPSSQALARTSSRELEWYGQTVPADSMVVLLVGAANRDPRVFDHADVYDIRRDTTDTMAFGHGTHFCLGASLARLEARVALEELLGSFAGYELDPDGLERVHSVNVRGFSAMPVEFKK is encoded by the coding sequence ATGGGTAGCGCGTCTACAAAAGGACCACCTCGGCTGCCAACACAGGCAGAAGGGGCGGTGGTGTATAACCCCTACGCCTACGAGGTGCACGAGGATCCCTACCCCGTGTACGAGCGCCTGCGCGAAGAGGCACCGCTATACCATAACGAGGAGCTGGGTTTCTGGGCGCTGTCACGGCACGCCGACGTGTTCGCGGGTTTTCGCAACACCGAAGACCTGTCCAATCGCCGCGGCGTATCGCTGGACGCGACCATGACCGAGAACGCAGAGAACACCATGTCGTTCCTGGCCATGGATCCACCACGCCACACGCGCATGCGCGCGCTGGTGTCGCGCGTGTTTACGCCCCGGCGCGTGGCCGCGCTCGAGCCCGGCATACGCGAGCTCGCGCGCCACTACATCGAGCGCTTCGACGGCCCTCGCTGTGAATTCATTTCCGACTTTGCTGGCCGCCTGCCCATGGACGTCGTCAGCCAGATGCTGGGGGTCCCCGAGGCCGACCGCGAAACACTGCGCAAGTGGGCCGACCTCGTCGTGCACCGCGAAGAAGGCTCTCGCGACATACCGACGGCAGGGCTGGAAGCCGCGTTGGAAATCGTGGGCTACTTTGAGCATTCGCTCGCCGACCGCCGCGACAAGTCCGGCGAAGACCTCACCGACGCGCTCCTGGCCGCCGAGATCGACGGCGACAGCCTGAGCGAACGCGAGATCATCGGATTCCTCTTCCTGATGATAATCGCCGGCAACGAGACCACCACCAAGCTGCTGGCCAACGCGTTGTACTGGGCCTGGCGCAATCCCGACCAGTTTGAACTCGTGCGCAACGACCCGTCGCTGGTGCCCGCGTGGGTGGAAGAAACACTGCGCTACGATCCCTCGTCGCAGGCACTGGCACGCACCAGCTCACGCGAGCTCGAGTGGTACGGACAAACCGTGCCCGCCGACTCAATGGTGGTGCTGCTCGTCGGCGCTGCCAACCGCGACCCGCGGGTGTTTGACCACGCCGACGTCTACGACATACGCCGCGACACGACCGACACCATGGCCTTCGGTCACGGAACGCACTTCTGCCTGGGCGCATCGCTGGCCCGGCTCGAGGCCCGCGTGGCGCTCGAAGAGCTGCTGGGCAGCTTTGCAGGCTACGAGCTCGACCCGGACGGACTCGAACGCGTGCACTCGGTCAACGTGCGCGGCTTTTCGGCCATGCCGGTGGAATTCAAGAAATGA
- a CDS encoding PaaI family thioesterase: protein MVVSAIDEVIAQIPYARFLEVREDHDEDGSLVVLPFRDEIVGNVNLPAVHGGVVGAFLELTALLQLMEQGLERVPRPINFNIDFLRSVGPHDTRGRAEIVKHGRRIANVRVLAWQDDRARPVAAGIGNFLL, encoded by the coding sequence ATCGTCGTGAGCGCTATCGACGAGGTCATAGCGCAGATTCCCTACGCGAGATTTCTCGAGGTGCGCGAAGACCACGACGAAGACGGTTCGCTGGTGGTGCTTCCGTTTCGCGACGAGATAGTAGGCAACGTCAACCTGCCGGCGGTGCACGGCGGGGTGGTCGGCGCTTTTCTCGAGCTCACCGCGCTTCTGCAGCTCATGGAACAGGGCCTGGAGCGGGTGCCGCGCCCCATTAACTTCAACATTGATTTTCTCCGCTCGGTCGGCCCGCACGACACCCGCGGGCGCGCCGAAATCGTCAAGCACGGCCGCCGCATTGCCAACGTGCGCGTGCTGGCCTGGCAGGACGACCGGGCCCGCCCGGTGGCCGCCGGCATCGGCAATTTCCTCCTTTAA